A stretch of Prosthecochloris marina DNA encodes these proteins:
- a CDS encoding radical SAM/SPASM domain-containing protein: MREEDNCPAIENLQKHPGYVAAKCSQNGEAEVFCLQTGERTEVAPPVADWYLRREPVFQTDGYVSLQNGFDSSHFYTVPEVSTCVVSGTLASDEIGGLKARKGKGVKVVPVSGDVTLLHNTSALHEIASAECQMKDNPMMALGRLYAQAYNFLVQDESYKDVYVRLKGEYGNFVEEDDYMAFICDLETMGFLERCLLSRLSEDSLACLKSRERVWDLNIARIQNLLTYTELPLYTLLELTYECNLACEICYTNHLSQKVNVLSDERFLTEVLQPVIDSGVSYVTILGGEPLLKPELLYEVVRRLRKNDVYVKVITNGTLIGKEEASMLAEVGVNKIEVSFDGFSLEKDNAIRIVKEGCPKVNVHLVAKEAIAHLKQAGIPQVGVSVTVNAQNYDEVMNDMVSFVRETSVNKIYFSVYYSDKPEESGLEITPDQKKHLLEKCNEWTNFLSSEIYDFEAVVLGSDTAWRCSCGRSSVVVNPFGVLRTCPFTSNMDDRLDYTNPDSFKDIWSNSDLFWTIRGLPRHECSTRLFRDTGSYQRS; this comes from the coding sequence ATGAGGGAAGAAGATAATTGTCCCGCTATTGAAAATCTTCAGAAACATCCGGGTTATGTGGCCGCGAAATGTTCTCAAAATGGTGAAGCCGAGGTGTTTTGTTTGCAAACCGGAGAAAGGACGGAAGTTGCTCCTCCTGTCGCAGACTGGTATTTGAGGAGAGAGCCTGTTTTTCAGACAGATGGTTATGTATCACTCCAAAATGGTTTTGACAGCAGCCATTTCTACACGGTGCCCGAGGTTTCCACTTGCGTTGTATCGGGTACACTGGCCTCTGATGAGATCGGTGGATTGAAAGCAAGGAAAGGAAAAGGTGTAAAGGTTGTGCCGGTTTCCGGGGATGTTACTCTTCTTCACAATACATCGGCTTTACATGAAATAGCTTCTGCAGAGTGTCAGATGAAAGATAATCCCATGATGGCTCTTGGCCGTTTGTATGCACAGGCTTACAATTTTCTTGTACAGGATGAGTCGTATAAGGATGTGTATGTGAGGCTGAAAGGGGAGTATGGTAACTTTGTTGAAGAAGACGATTATATGGCCTTTATCTGTGATTTGGAAACTATGGGGTTTTTGGAAAGATGTCTTTTGTCCCGTCTTTCAGAGGACAGCCTGGCTTGTTTGAAGAGTCGGGAGAGAGTGTGGGATCTCAATATTGCCCGTATTCAGAACTTGTTGACCTATACGGAGCTTCCTTTGTATACGTTGCTCGAGTTGACCTATGAGTGCAATCTCGCCTGTGAAATCTGCTATACGAACCATCTTTCACAAAAAGTGAATGTCTTGTCGGATGAGCGGTTTCTCACCGAGGTTTTACAGCCTGTCATCGATTCCGGTGTGAGCTATGTGACTATTTTGGGAGGTGAGCCGTTGCTTAAGCCGGAATTATTGTATGAAGTGGTCCGGCGGCTACGAAAAAACGATGTGTACGTTAAGGTGATAACGAATGGTACGCTGATCGGTAAAGAAGAAGCATCCATGCTGGCCGAGGTGGGGGTGAACAAGATCGAGGTGAGTTTTGACGGTTTTTCTCTGGAAAAAGACAATGCCATACGAATCGTCAAAGAAGGATGTCCTAAAGTCAATGTTCATCTGGTGGCTAAAGAAGCCATTGCACATTTAAAGCAGGCTGGTATTCCCCAAGTTGGCGTGTCGGTAACAGTGAATGCTCAGAATTATGATGAGGTGATGAACGACATGGTTTCTTTTGTAAGGGAGACTTCGGTCAATAAAATCTACTTTTCCGTTTACTACTCGGATAAACCTGAGGAAAGCGGCTTGGAAATCACCCCGGACCAGAAAAAACATTTGCTGGAAAAGTGCAATGAATGGACTAATTTTCTTTCATCGGAGATCTATGATTTCGAGGCAGTTGTTTTAGGCTCCGACACAGCATGGCGGTGTTCATGCGGTCGTTCGAGCGTTGTCGTCAATCCTTTTGGGGTGTTGAGAACATGCCCGTTTACAAGTAATATGGACGATCGTTTGGATTATACAAATCCTGACAGCTTTAAAGACATATGGTCTAACTCGGATTTGTTCTGGACGATAAGGGGGTTACCGAGGCACGAGTGCTCGACGAGGCTGTTTAGAGATACAGGTTCATACCAGAGGAGTTGA
- the lysA gene encoding diaminopimelate decarboxylase: MLDSNLFPYCDGTLHCEGVSLEKLAEEYGTPLFVTSRNSLINQYRAFEKAFAGLDHFTCYSVKANFNLHVIRTLSEEGCGCDVNSGGELFRALQAGVEPGKIIMAGVGKTASDIEYGVKSGIVMLKAESVSELRLVNDVAGRLGMKASVGIRVNPNVTAETHPYITTGDSKEKFGIDEADLDEVFDLLKTLEHVDLTGLDMHIGSQIFDANFYEAALEKLLDVLAAARSAGFDIRYFDIGGGFPVTYEPQKPATPIGHFAEKLIPLVEKTGTTILFEPGRFIVANSTVLLTKVLYRKQNHAGKEFVIVDAGMTELIRPALYQSYHEIVAVSQHNSVMVADIVGPVCESGDFFARERTVDRVKEGEMLAVLSAGAYGSVMSNNYNGRLRPAEVMVDGDNAKLIRKRDSFEQLIQNEVF, translated from the coding sequence GTGTTAGACAGTAACTTATTTCCCTATTGCGATGGAACACTGCATTGCGAGGGGGTTTCTCTTGAAAAGCTTGCAGAAGAGTACGGGACTCCTCTTTTTGTGACCAGCCGAAACAGCCTTATCAACCAGTACAGGGCTTTTGAAAAAGCTTTTGCAGGACTGGATCATTTTACCTGTTATTCGGTGAAAGCAAACTTCAACCTGCATGTGATCCGTACTCTTTCAGAGGAGGGGTGTGGATGTGACGTCAATTCGGGGGGAGAGCTTTTTCGGGCACTTCAGGCCGGTGTTGAACCTGGAAAAATTATTATGGCCGGTGTCGGTAAGACAGCTTCGGATATAGAGTATGGTGTCAAGTCGGGTATTGTAATGCTCAAGGCAGAGTCTGTATCAGAGTTGCGCTTGGTCAATGATGTTGCCGGACGTCTCGGAATGAAAGCCTCGGTAGGGATTCGTGTCAATCCGAACGTTACGGCCGAAACACACCCCTATATTACTACCGGGGACAGTAAAGAAAAATTCGGTATTGACGAGGCGGATCTGGATGAAGTGTTTGATTTGTTGAAAACACTTGAACATGTTGATCTGACAGGTCTGGATATGCATATCGGATCACAGATTTTTGATGCGAATTTTTATGAAGCAGCTTTGGAAAAACTGCTCGATGTTCTTGCCGCAGCCCGATCGGCCGGCTTCGATATTCGATATTTTGATATAGGTGGCGGTTTTCCGGTTACCTATGAGCCTCAGAAACCGGCCACACCGATCGGGCATTTTGCTGAAAAGCTTATCCCTCTGGTTGAAAAAACAGGGACAACTATCTTGTTTGAACCGGGAAGGTTTATCGTTGCCAATTCAACGGTTTTGTTAACAAAGGTTTTGTATCGCAAGCAAAACCATGCGGGAAAGGAATTTGTGATTGTCGATGCAGGGATGACCGAACTGATCCGGCCTGCACTGTACCAGTCTTACCATGAAATTGTGGCTGTTTCACAACATAACTCCGTTATGGTGGCCGATATTGTCGGGCCGGTGTGTGAGTCTGGCGACTTTTTTGCCAGAGAGAGAACCGTTGATAGGGTAAAAGAGGGGGAAATGCTTGCTGTTTTGTCGGCGGGAGCTTATGGTTCGGTTATGAGTAACAATTACAATGGTCGTCTACGTCCGGCAGAGGTCATGGTCGACGGGGACAATGCGAAACTTATCCGCAAAAGGGATTCATTTGAACAACTCATTCAGAATGAGGTGTTCTGA
- the rpmG gene encoding 50S ribosomal protein L33: protein MAKKENRIIITLECTEARKEGLTPSRYTTTKNKKNNTERLILKKYNPYLKRHTPHKEIK from the coding sequence ATGGCAAAAAAAGAAAACAGGATAATCATTACCCTTGAGTGTACCGAAGCAAGAAAAGAGGGCTTGACTCCTTCAAGGTACACGACGACAAAAAACAAGAAGAACAACACGGAGCGTCTGATTCTCAAGAAGTATAATCCTTACCTCAAGAGGCATACTCCGCACAAGGAAATCAAGTAA
- a CDS encoding DUF456 domain-containing protein produces MDGTLLLWFLSVILVLTGIAGLLLPALPGIVLVFAGLVVGAWAEDFAYVGQGTLVVLLILCLLGYGIDFLAGSLGAGKYGAGKYSVIGAAIGAIGGLFFGLPGIVLGPFIGAFFGELYVRRDFQAAGRAGFGAWVGLIAGMAAKIAITFIMIGVFVFARFL; encoded by the coding sequence ATGGATGGTACATTGCTTCTATGGTTTCTTTCCGTTATTCTTGTTCTCACGGGAATTGCGGGGCTTTTGCTCCCGGCTTTGCCCGGCATAGTACTGGTTTTCGCAGGGCTGGTTGTCGGTGCCTGGGCTGAAGATTTTGCTTATGTCGGCCAGGGTACACTTGTAGTGCTGTTGATTCTCTGTCTTCTGGGATACGGCATTGATTTTCTTGCCGGGTCTCTTGGGGCGGGTAAATATGGCGCCGGTAAATATTCGGTTATCGGGGCAGCCATCGGAGCGATTGGAGGGTTGTTTTTCGGCTTACCAGGAATTGTTCTTGGCCCGTTTATTGGTGCGTTTTTCGGTGAGCTATATGTGCGGAGAGATTTTCAGGCTGCAGGGCGCGCAGGTTTTGGAGCCTGGGTTGGCCTTATCGCGGGTATGGCTGCAAAAATAGCCATCACGTTTATAATGATAGGGGTTTTTGTGTTTGCAAGGTTTTTATAA
- a CDS encoding ComEC/Rec2 family competence protein has translation MKTISAPFPALRLLMTVCMGIIAGVWFSLSVYFWIVLSLASLCLFCFLLVSKLKRQVPEHGLSFTTVVAYSFFVFSSFAAFSDYAFRYVASDTVMSQLGKKVLLYGKVVSRPHRYGNGAQWIFDVREVFSDGESRKATGKIKVFLRLDEGEQLDVEVGDMIRIKGSPARIPGAANPGDFNAHEHYWKQGVHAELFCPGPWVMRNYGIDEHDFFEVTLVRPVRRYISRSIDELVPPGHERQFLKGIFLGQRELLDREVYRQFQAAGTAHVLAVSGLHVGLIVIAMLVLLQRFRTTVAGRWMVFLFIAFVLLVYCSVTENAPSVRRASIMAVVLIGGSVTGRRSFPLNSLAAADLVILSLDPLELFSAGFLMTNTAVASIILLYPTLSRSSTNRNGLKQAIFRPVWNAFSVSLAAVIGVAPVIAWFFGTFSLAGLIANLPVVFLVSCMLYTMLPAFVLNLVLPGLAIYPASSAWFFAKITLGLTDFFGSQHWAVVQIRPDAFDITVYYMAILASLYLLHRQKPVLVLTTLLCTVNYFVWTPVLRAGNSPLLATVTVGRNVALLFSASGSSILIDAGSKLYHQGTINRQMRRSGVEKLDAAVQFASQDSLVAAIGASHYMLSRDKYLVLPDFVLARPHKHLLKLWISDGSSIVFAANINALLRLDSATAERVIVKVKRFGIEEYLRFERWLDTVQPSECIVLSSSGLKERERGLLRYLDEKHEMVTID, from the coding sequence ATGAAAACAATTTCTGCACCCTTCCCTGCACTGCGTCTACTCATGACCGTCTGCATGGGAATAATAGCCGGAGTATGGTTTTCTCTTTCGGTTTATTTCTGGATTGTCTTATCCCTCGCCTCTTTGTGCCTCTTTTGTTTTTTGCTGGTTTCAAAGCTGAAACGTCAGGTACCGGAACACGGCCTATCGTTCACCACGGTCGTTGCCTACAGTTTTTTCGTTTTCAGCAGCTTCGCTGCATTCTCGGACTATGCATTCAGATATGTTGCATCGGATACCGTTATGAGCCAGCTTGGTAAGAAAGTGCTGCTTTATGGAAAAGTTGTGTCCAGACCGCACAGGTATGGGAACGGGGCTCAATGGATTTTCGATGTTCGTGAAGTTTTTTCTGATGGTGAATCCCGGAAAGCTACCGGGAAAATCAAGGTGTTTCTGAGGCTGGATGAAGGTGAGCAGCTGGATGTCGAAGTGGGAGACATGATTAGAATCAAGGGTTCCCCCGCACGGATTCCTGGTGCGGCAAATCCCGGTGATTTCAATGCTCATGAACATTACTGGAAACAAGGGGTTCATGCTGAACTTTTCTGTCCGGGGCCTTGGGTGATGCGTAATTACGGGATCGATGAACATGACTTTTTTGAAGTTACTCTTGTACGTCCCGTCAGAAGATACATTTCCAGGAGCATTGACGAGCTTGTGCCTCCGGGGCATGAGCGGCAGTTCCTGAAAGGGATATTTCTCGGGCAAAGAGAACTGCTCGATAGAGAGGTGTATCGTCAATTTCAGGCAGCCGGGACAGCTCACGTGCTTGCAGTTTCGGGCCTGCATGTGGGATTGATCGTTATTGCTATGCTTGTGTTGCTGCAAAGGTTCAGGACGACCGTTGCCGGGCGGTGGATGGTGTTTCTGTTCATTGCGTTTGTATTGCTGGTTTACTGCTCGGTGACGGAAAACGCTCCATCGGTTAGAAGGGCGTCGATTATGGCTGTTGTTTTGATCGGCGGTTCGGTAACCGGACGCCGATCTTTTCCGCTGAACTCGCTCGCTGCGGCGGATCTTGTCATTCTGTCGCTCGATCCTCTCGAACTGTTCAGTGCGGGGTTCCTGATGACCAATACAGCGGTTGCGTCCATTATTCTGCTCTACCCGACACTCAGCCGGTCTTCGACAAACCGGAATGGTTTGAAACAGGCTATCTTCAGACCGGTATGGAATGCATTCAGTGTGAGCCTTGCTGCTGTAATAGGTGTGGCACCGGTTATCGCCTGGTTTTTCGGGACATTTTCTCTTGCAGGGCTCATTGCGAATCTGCCGGTGGTTTTTCTTGTGAGCTGTATGCTGTATACGATGCTGCCAGCTTTTGTCTTGAATCTCGTGCTACCCGGTTTGGCGATATATCCTGCATCGAGTGCCTGGTTCTTTGCGAAAATCACGCTCGGGTTAACGGATTTTTTCGGTTCACAGCACTGGGCCGTCGTTCAGATACGTCCGGATGCTTTCGATATTACAGTTTACTACATGGCTATTCTCGCATCACTGTACCTTCTGCATCGTCAAAAACCTGTGCTTGTTCTGACCACTTTATTATGCACTGTGAACTACTTTGTCTGGACACCTGTTCTTCGTGCAGGAAATTCTCCTCTTCTTGCAACGGTTACTGTCGGAAGAAATGTCGCTTTGCTTTTTTCGGCTTCAGGCTCGTCGATTCTGATCGATGCGGGATCGAAGCTGTATCATCAGGGAACAATCAACCGGCAGATGCGTCGTTCAGGGGTTGAAAAACTCGACGCAGCCGTCCAATTTGCATCACAAGACTCACTTGTCGCTGCCATCGGTGCTTCACATTACATGCTTTCCCGTGACAAGTACCTCGTTCTGCCGGATTTTGTCCTCGCAAGGCCGCATAAGCATCTCCTGAAACTATGGATAAGCGATGGCTCATCAATTGTTTTCGCAGCGAACATAAACGCGCTCTTACGTCTCGACAGCGCCACTGCAGAAAGGGTCATTGTCAAGGTGAAACGTTTTGGGATTGAAGAATATCTCAGGTTTGAAAGGTGGCTTGATACAGTACAGCCTTCCGAGTGTATCGTTTTGTCTTCCTCCGGACTGAAGGAGAGAGAGCGGGGATTGTTGAGATATTTGGATGAAAAGCATGAAATGGTGACTATCGATTGA
- a CDS encoding phosphatidylglycerol lysyltransferase domain-containing protein, with protein sequence MQEPLPLSWARSGTCEPVYRSISLPLSRATWIPFANIPKNYTLSSVKKDLEDLFPEGFLVRGCSKQTAGFFKQKGGAVLRTGAEAVLCLQNGHFEKKSLRKLLHQAEKKGRIVEVPLNDENKRHLLALQRQARHSAKPQLANVFRTYPFDACRCFVLCSFADEWLAAVTITTREDALAHTELMLKRDNSPPGSMEFLLAGVFDVLRQEGFFEWSLGEVPFFHLGQRRNVPSRLEESIVVLIAELFRDVYDFRGLFYFKNKFYPQWRDVYLYSLQGISLLTLADMAVKTRYAALVGQKVFNVLKEPFFSDR encoded by the coding sequence GTGCAAGAACCGCTGCCATTGAGCTGGGCAAGGTCCGGTACATGCGAGCCTGTTTACAGAAGTATTTCGTTACCCCTGAGCAGGGCAACATGGATTCCCTTCGCAAATATCCCGAAGAATTACACGCTTTCGTCTGTAAAAAAGGATCTTGAAGATCTTTTTCCGGAAGGATTTCTCGTGAGAGGGTGTTCGAAGCAAACTGCCGGTTTTTTCAAGCAAAAAGGTGGTGCAGTTTTAAGGACAGGTGCCGAAGCGGTTCTGTGCCTTCAAAACGGCCATTTTGAAAAAAAATCTCTTCGTAAACTCCTGCATCAAGCTGAAAAGAAGGGCAGAATTGTTGAAGTGCCTTTGAATGATGAGAACAAAAGGCACCTTTTGGCGTTACAGCGGCAAGCAAGGCACAGCGCCAAACCACAACTTGCCAATGTTTTCAGGACATACCCATTTGACGCATGCCGCTGTTTTGTCCTGTGTTCCTTTGCCGATGAATGGCTTGCCGCAGTTACGATCACCACTCGTGAAGATGCTCTGGCGCACACAGAGCTTATGCTCAAGCGAGATAATTCCCCGCCCGGGAGTATGGAATTTTTGCTGGCAGGAGTGTTTGATGTGCTTCGCCAGGAAGGATTTTTTGAATGGAGCCTCGGTGAAGTTCCGTTTTTTCATCTCGGGCAAAGAAGAAATGTTCCCTCGCGGCTGGAAGAGAGCATTGTTGTTTTGATTGCCGAACTGTTCCGGGATGTATACGATTTTAGAGGTCTCTTTTATTTTAAGAATAAGTTCTATCCACAATGGCGAGATGTTTACCTTTATTCGTTGCAGGGAATTTCGTTACTTACTCTTGCTGATATGGCTGTCAAAACGCGATACGCGGCATTGGTCGGACAAAAGGTGTTTAATGTTTTGAAGGAACCGTTTTTTTCTGATCGCTGA
- the metF gene encoding methylenetetrahydrofolate reductase [NAD(P)H], producing the protein MLVKEILQSATKPVFSFEFFPPKKTADWDKLFHTISELIPFNPSYVSVTYGAGGSTRNRTHDLVTKIQRETGLSVVSHLTCICSGKEEIRQILDEYSKHGIKNVLALRGDLPPGSASYEEATKDFPHAVDLVRFIAENFPDIGIGVAGFPEGHPQTPNRLQEIEYLKVKVDQGADYIVTQLFFDNRDFFDFVGRCTLAGINVPIIPGIMPVTTKKGLIRMSELALGARIPAPLLKRVLEASDDDEVVKIGIEWATMQVNDLIGNHIKGVHFYTLNNAEATRRIFQNIAESTKT; encoded by the coding sequence ATGTTAGTAAAAGAGATTCTTCAATCGGCCACCAAACCCGTATTCAGTTTTGAGTTTTTTCCTCCAAAAAAAACGGCTGACTGGGATAAGCTTTTTCATACCATCTCGGAACTCATCCCATTCAACCCGTCCTATGTGAGTGTAACATACGGCGCAGGAGGATCAACCCGAAACCGTACGCATGATCTTGTCACGAAGATCCAGAGGGAAACCGGCCTCAGCGTTGTCTCTCATCTTACCTGCATCTGTTCCGGAAAAGAAGAAATACGGCAAATCCTTGATGAATATAGCAAACATGGAATCAAAAATGTACTGGCCCTGCGTGGTGACCTTCCCCCAGGAAGCGCCTCTTATGAGGAAGCGACAAAAGACTTCCCCCACGCCGTAGATCTTGTACGGTTTATTGCCGAGAACTTCCCGGACATTGGAATTGGCGTTGCCGGATTCCCTGAAGGGCATCCTCAAACCCCCAACCGACTTCAGGAAATCGAATATCTGAAGGTAAAGGTGGACCAGGGAGCGGACTACATCGTCACCCAACTGTTTTTTGACAACAGGGATTTCTTTGATTTCGTTGGCCGCTGCACCCTTGCAGGCATAAACGTCCCCATTATCCCCGGAATTATGCCGGTAACAACAAAAAAAGGATTGATCAGGATGTCCGAGCTCGCTCTTGGCGCCCGTATACCTGCACCGTTATTGAAAAGAGTGCTGGAAGCCTCCGATGATGACGAAGTTGTAAAGATAGGAATCGAATGGGCAACCATGCAGGTTAACGATCTGATCGGCAACCACATCAAGGGCGTCCATTTCTACACACTCAATAACGCAGAAGCCACCCGCAGAATTTTTCAGAACATCGCTGAAAGCACGAAGACCTGA
- a CDS encoding zinc ribbon domain-containing protein produces the protein MDHTKINLVVRLQHLDNQIETIESLQKGLPEEIDALEEDIAFTSRQIEAREKTAAEREKNRSNLTETIENCKSKIKSFKDKQTLARNNKEYDALSKQIEYEEKEIAQAEIQLQDIKHHEEKTKELQDQGRQLIAENRYDEISEEMMPDDILSQQLKDLKIQVEQKKEELESIVVETSGEVSSLKKQIAEQRKIVEKEAKRLLSKYDHLKNGNIRNALVKLHRHACSGCNTRVPTNRHTIIVQGGFYLCESCGRIVVHERLFEEAASENN, from the coding sequence GTGGACCATACAAAAATCAATCTGGTTGTTCGTCTGCAACACCTCGATAATCAGATCGAAACCATAGAAAGCTTGCAAAAAGGGCTTCCTGAGGAAATCGATGCACTGGAAGAGGATATCGCGTTCACTTCCCGCCAAATCGAAGCCCGAGAAAAAACTGCCGCAGAAAGGGAAAAAAACCGCAGCAATCTCACTGAAACGATTGAAAACTGCAAGTCAAAAATCAAGAGTTTCAAAGACAAGCAAACACTGGCGAGGAACAATAAAGAATACGATGCTCTTTCAAAACAGATCGAGTACGAAGAAAAAGAAATTGCACAAGCGGAAATTCAGCTCCAGGACATAAAACATCATGAAGAAAAGACAAAAGAACTGCAAGATCAGGGTCGTCAGTTAATTGCTGAAAACCGCTATGACGAAATTTCCGAAGAGATGATGCCGGACGACATTCTTTCTCAACAACTCAAAGACCTGAAAATACAGGTTGAGCAGAAAAAAGAAGAGCTGGAAAGTATTGTCGTGGAAACTTCAGGCGAAGTCAGTTCGCTGAAAAAGCAAATCGCGGAGCAGAGAAAAATCGTCGAGAAAGAAGCGAAGCGGTTGTTGTCAAAGTACGACCATCTGAAAAACGGAAACATCCGCAACGCCCTTGTCAAACTTCATCGCCACGCTTGCTCAGGCTGCAATACAAGGGTCCCGACCAACCGCCACACGATCATTGTCCAGGGAGGATTTTATCTTTGCGAATCATGTGGTCGTATAGTCGTCCATGAAAGACTTTTCGAAGAAGCCGCTTCCGAGAATAATTGA